From the Natronococcus sp. AD-5 genome, one window contains:
- a CDS encoding DUF7557 family protein yields MTRTIELDDDLAERMEGHLEDDETLEEFIEELVAIYEQEGRFLQEGL; encoded by the coding sequence ATGACACGAACCATCGAACTCGACGACGACCTCGCGGAGCGGATGGAGGGTCACCTCGAGGACGACGAAACCCTCGAGGAGTTCATCGAGGAACTGGTCGCGATATACGAACAGGAAGGCCGCTTCCTTCAGGAGGGCCTGTAG
- a CDS encoding protein-L-isoaspartate(D-aspartate) O-methyltransferase gives MTEDANRDRLVERLREEGYVRSPAVAAAILTVPREEFVRAVDRARANRDVPLPIGGGQVVTAPHLVANVAELLDLAPGLTVLEVGTGSGYHAAITAELVGAENVYSIERRPDLAERARENLDRTGYSDVTVVVGDGTKGYPDHAPYDRIYVAAAGPDAPEPVLEQLKDGGRMVVPIGTREQTLYLVEKRDGDVSRTPFGGVRFVPLVGEYGLENDADG, from the coding sequence ATGACCGAGGACGCAAATCGCGACCGCCTCGTCGAACGCCTTCGAGAAGAAGGATACGTCCGCTCGCCCGCAGTTGCGGCGGCGATACTGACGGTTCCTCGAGAGGAGTTCGTCCGGGCGGTCGACCGTGCGAGGGCGAACAGGGACGTTCCGCTCCCCATCGGAGGCGGACAGGTCGTGACCGCGCCGCATCTCGTCGCCAACGTGGCGGAGTTACTCGACCTAGCGCCCGGACTGACAGTGTTGGAGGTCGGGACGGGAAGCGGATACCACGCCGCGATTACGGCCGAGCTCGTCGGGGCCGAGAACGTCTACTCGATCGAACGGCGACCCGACCTGGCCGAGCGGGCGCGCGAGAACCTCGATCGAACCGGGTATTCGGACGTAACGGTCGTCGTCGGCGACGGCACGAAGGGGTATCCGGATCACGCGCCGTACGACCGGATCTACGTGGCCGCCGCGGGACCGGACGCCCCCGAGCCGGTACTCGAGCAGTTGAAAGACGGCGGTCGAATGGTCGTCCCGATCGGAACGCGCGAGCAAACGCTGTACCTCGTCGAAAAACGCGACGGCGACGTCTCCAGAACGCCCTTCGGCGGGGTACGATTCGTGCCACTCGTCGGTGAATACGGCCTCGAAAACGACGCGGACGGATAG